A genomic stretch from Enterobacter dykesii includes:
- the ispG gene encoding flavodoxin-dependent (E)-4-hydroxy-3-methylbut-2-enyl-diphosphate synthase, with amino-acid sequence MHNQAPIQRRKSKRIYVGNVPIGDGAPIAVQSMTNTRTTDVEATVNQIKALERVGADIVRVSVPTMDAAEAFKLIKQQVSVPLVADIHFDYRIALKVAEYGVDCLRINPGNIGNEERIRMVVDCARDKNIPIRIGVNAGSLEKDLQEKYGEPTPQALLESAMRHVDHLDRLNFDQFKVSVKASDVFLAVESYRLLAKQIDQPLHLGITEAGGLRSGSVKSAIGLGLLLSEGIGDTLRVSLAADPVEEIKVGFDILKSLRIRARGINFIACPTCSRQEFDVIGTVNALEQRLEDIITPMDVSIIGCVVNGPGEALVSTLGVTGGNKKSGLYEDGVRKDRLDNSDMIDQLEARIRAKAAMMDETQRISVQQVEK; translated from the coding sequence ATGCATAACCAGGCTCCGATTCAACGTAGAAAATCGAAACGGATTTACGTTGGGAATGTGCCAATCGGCGATGGGGCACCTATCGCCGTTCAGTCGATGACCAACACGCGCACTACCGATGTAGAAGCTACGGTCAATCAAATCAAAGCATTAGAGCGTGTAGGCGCGGACATTGTTCGCGTCTCCGTCCCAACCATGGATGCCGCTGAGGCGTTCAAACTGATCAAACAGCAGGTCAGCGTTCCGCTGGTGGCTGATATCCACTTCGATTACCGCATCGCACTGAAAGTGGCCGAATACGGCGTCGATTGCCTGCGCATTAACCCGGGCAACATCGGTAACGAAGAGCGTATCCGCATGGTCGTGGACTGCGCCCGCGATAAAAATATTCCTATCCGTATCGGCGTTAACGCCGGTTCCCTGGAAAAAGACCTGCAGGAAAAATACGGCGAGCCTACGCCACAGGCGCTGCTCGAATCTGCGATGCGCCATGTGGATCATCTGGATCGTCTTAACTTTGACCAGTTCAAAGTCAGCGTAAAAGCGTCCGACGTGTTCCTGGCGGTAGAGTCTTATCGTCTGCTGGCAAAACAGATCGACCAGCCTCTGCACCTCGGGATCACCGAAGCAGGCGGCCTGCGCAGCGGCTCTGTAAAATCCGCGATCGGTCTTGGGCTGCTGCTCTCGGAAGGCATCGGTGACACCCTGCGCGTCTCGCTGGCGGCCGATCCGGTCGAAGAGATCAAAGTCGGTTTCGATATCCTGAAGTCACTGCGTATCCGCGCGCGTGGGATCAACTTCATTGCCTGCCCAACCTGCTCACGTCAGGAGTTTGATGTGATCGGGACGGTGAATGCCCTGGAGCAGCGTCTGGAGGACATTATCACCCCGATGGACGTCTCCATCATCGGCTGCGTGGTAAACGGTCCTGGTGAAGCACTGGTGTCAACCCTGGGCGTAACCGGCGGTAACAAGAAAAGTGGTCTCTATGAAGATGGCGTTCGTAAAGATCGTCTGGATAATAGCGACATGATCGACCAGCTTGAAGCCCGCATCCGCGCCAAAGCCGCCATGATGGACGAAACACAGCGTATCAGCGTTCAGCAGGTTGAAAAATAA
- the rodZ gene encoding cytoskeleton protein RodZ, giving the protein MNTEATHDQHEALSTGVRLRNAREQLGLSQQAVAERLCLKVSTVRDIEEDKAPADLASTFLRGYIRSYAKLVHIPENELLPMMEKQAPVRAAKVAPMQTFSLGKRRKKRDGWLMSFTWLVLFVVIGLTGAWWWQNHKAQQEEITTMADQSSAELNQAGSENGQSVPLNTDGAASSSEPQTAAPDASATDAAQAPAATANTAAPQAQDQNAVVAPSQANVDTAANAPAATQPADNSAATLPTSPAGTATAADPNALVMNFSADCWLEVTDATGKKLFSGLQRKDGTLNLTGQAPYKLKIGAPAAVQIQYQGKPVDLSRFIRTNQVARLTVNAEQSAAQ; this is encoded by the coding sequence ATGAATACTGAAGCCACTCACGACCAACATGAAGCACTTTCCACTGGCGTTCGTCTTCGCAACGCCCGTGAACAACTCGGACTCAGCCAGCAAGCCGTTGCGGAACGCTTGTGCCTGAAGGTTTCCACGGTTCGCGATATTGAAGAAGATAAGGCACCTGCCGATCTGGCTTCAACGTTCTTGCGCGGTTATATCCGCTCTTACGCAAAACTGGTGCATATCCCCGAAAACGAATTACTGCCAATGATGGAGAAGCAGGCACCGGTCCGTGCAGCAAAAGTTGCGCCGATGCAGACCTTCTCCCTGGGGAAACGTCGTAAAAAACGCGATGGCTGGCTGATGAGCTTTACCTGGCTGGTGCTGTTTGTGGTGATCGGTCTGACCGGCGCATGGTGGTGGCAAAACCACAAGGCCCAGCAGGAAGAGATTACCACTATGGCCGATCAATCCTCCGCCGAACTCAACCAGGCCGGAAGTGAGAACGGTCAGAGCGTGCCGCTGAATACCGACGGCGCAGCTTCCTCCAGCGAGCCACAGACCGCAGCGCCAGACGCGTCGGCGACCGATGCAGCACAGGCTCCGGCAGCAACGGCTAACACCGCTGCGCCGCAGGCTCAGGATCAAAACGCGGTTGTTGCCCCTTCTCAGGCGAATGTTGATACTGCGGCGAACGCGCCTGCGGCTACTCAGCCTGCAGACAATAGCGCAGCGACTCTGCCAACCAGCCCGGCGGGTACGGCGACAGCAGCCGATCCCAACGCGCTGGTGATGAACTTCAGCGCCGACTGCTGGCTGGAAGTGACTGACGCGACAGGTAAAAAACTGTTCAGCGGCCTGCAGCGTAAAGATGGCACGTTAAACCTAACCGGCCAGGCTCCCTATAAACTTAAAATCGGCGCTCCGGCAGCGGTACAGATCCAGTATCAAGGAAAACCTGTCGACCTGAGCCGCTTTATCAGAACTAACCAGGTTGCACGTCTTACCGTTAATGCCGAACAATCAGCAGCACAGTAA